In Argonema galeatum A003/A1, a single window of DNA contains:
- a CDS encoding M10 family metallopeptidase C-terminal domain-containing protein, which yields MPVELFDANYYRSVNPDLANFDEAQARSHFQNYGLAEGRQFSPLVNLNFYRSNNSDLAIAGLTTNSQLFDHLQNDGISEGRRFSPLVDLEFYRYNNPDLTLLSSQGDSLLFEHLQKNGLTEGRQFSPFFDVNYYLSNNPDLVTAGLNNKQAFEHFQESGIAEGRHASVLVLFDPGYYLSQNRQLVAAGINNNQKAFEHFQSYGYAEGRRSSPLFDRNGIEALVGYSPARWNVSQGGTLTFSFVTAASASSYIGPETGVGELSVAIKNNIRNILYNLYTPILPFNLVEVPDTDASHGQIRLMFSNGNGVPSFYAYTYELGFDDLDGDVHLSRDAEGSSINAFSGGPGTYGYASLIHEIGHAFGLKHPGNYNGKRSAGQPPFLPYGEDNNMNTVMTYNYSLSDPSPSTPMAYDIRALQYLYGANNFNNSDTIYKFDRSNFINQSQTIWDSGGIDILDFSALSPNETYYYFDMNEGGHLTTGDARNAGSYSALGDRTFATYRPDRYATAIAYGTIMENLNGSQGNDYIIGNQADNLIRGEAGYDILVGGAGADTLVGGGDGDTFVLTPGGGAADLIMDFVDGQDRLNLQGGLTPNSLTFTQGTGDNGNNTFVQIPGSGELLAVLVGVNASAIASPDFTSI from the coding sequence ATGCCCGTAGAATTATTTGATGCTAATTATTATCGATCGGTTAATCCAGATTTAGCTAATTTCGACGAGGCACAGGCCCGATCGCACTTTCAGAACTATGGTTTAGCTGAAGGACGCCAATTTTCACCATTAGTCAATCTTAACTTTTATCGCTCAAACAACTCAGACCTGGCAATAGCAGGTTTAACTACTAACAGTCAACTATTCGATCACCTTCAAAACGATGGTATAAGCGAGGGAAGGAGATTTTCACCGCTAGTAGATCTTGAGTTCTATAGATATAATAACCCTGACCTGACACTGTTAAGCTCGCAAGGCGACAGCCTACTATTTGAACATCTGCAAAAAAATGGTTTAACTGAAGGACGGCAATTTTCACCTTTTTTTGATGTCAACTACTACCTTTCTAACAATCCAGACTTAGTTACAGCAGGTCTTAACAATAAGCAGGCGTTTGAGCATTTTCAAGAGTCCGGCATAGCTGAGGGACGCCACGCCTCAGTTCTGGTTTTATTCGATCCTGGATATTATTTATCGCAAAATCGACAGTTGGTTGCAGCAGGTATTAATAATAATCAAAAAGCATTTGAACACTTCCAAAGCTATGGCTATGCTGAAGGACGACGTTCGTCACCTTTGTTCGATCGCAATGGCATAGAAGCGTTGGTGGGATATTCTCCTGCTAGGTGGAATGTTAGTCAAGGTGGCACGCTTACATTCAGTTTTGTTACTGCTGCCAGTGCTTCTTCCTACATAGGCCCGGAAACTGGCGTTGGGGAATTGAGCGTGGCGATTAAGAATAATATCCGCAATATTTTGTACAACCTGTACACCCCAATTCTTCCTTTCAATTTGGTGGAGGTTCCAGACACAGATGCCAGTCACGGTCAGATCCGATTGATGTTTTCTAATGGAAACGGTGTGCCAAGTTTTTATGCCTATACTTATGAACTTGGCTTTGACGATCTTGATGGTGACGTGCATTTAAGCCGCGATGCTGAAGGCAGCTCGATTAATGCCTTTTCAGGTGGCCCTGGCACCTATGGGTACGCAAGTTTAATTCACGAAATCGGTCATGCTTTTGGTTTGAAACATCCCGGTAATTACAATGGCAAAAGGAGCGCGGGGCAACCTCCATTTCTGCCTTATGGGGAAGATAACAACATGAATACGGTGATGACCTACAACTACTCTTTGTCTGACCCTTCGCCAAGTACGCCGATGGCTTATGATATACGCGCTTTACAGTATCTCTATGGTGCTAATAATTTCAATAATAGCGATACGATTTATAAATTCGATCGCAGCAATTTTATAAATCAAAGTCAGACAATTTGGGATAGCGGTGGTATCGATATCCTAGATTTTTCTGCGCTGTCGCCCAACGAAACCTATTACTATTTTGATATGAATGAGGGCGGTCATCTGACGACTGGGGATGCTAGAAATGCTGGGTCATATTCGGCACTAGGCGATCGCACTTTCGCTACTTACAGGCCCGATCGTTACGCTACTGCGATCGCTTATGGCACTATCATGGAAAACCTGAATGGTTCCCAAGGCAATGACTATATTATCGGTAACCAAGCCGATAATCTGATTAGGGGTGAAGCTGGCTACGATATCCTCGTCGGTGGCGCTGGTGCGGATACTTTAGTAGGTGGCGGCGATGGGGATACTTTTGTGCTTACTCCCGGAGGTGGTGCAGCCGATCTGATTATGGATTTTGTTGATGGTCAGGATCGGTTAAATCTACAGGGTGGTTTGACGCCCAATTCTCTAACTTTTACTCAGGGAACGGGTGATAATGGGAATAATACTTTCGTCCAAATCCCTGGTAGCGGTGAACTTTTGGCGGTGTTGGTAGGTGTAAATGCGAGTGCGATCGCATCTCCTGATTTTACTTCAATTTAG
- a CDS encoding M10 family metallopeptidase → MFPPVVLPLNIAEIYDESFYRASNSELALFSSRDLNRHFLTNGVREGRKSSPFFDLSFYRDSNPNLRDLDNQQLVNHFLAVGVTENRKFSPYIDLDFYQQNNPDLAGLDRAQLFEHLKSSGLAEGRRFSPSIDLNSYRTSHPNLAGLGNEQLFEQLQISGAFVPPPTNVPPPITEFFDAEFYRKANPDLATAGIVTDAQLLEHFQNFGLDDAGRKFSPVLDLDYYLANNSDLVAAGIDTRREAYSHFQQNGLDEGRRFSQFFDVNYYLDNNRRDNLTLREAGLTPRQGFADFQNTGLEQGLRPSLIFNPVYYRDNNSDLAVAKLTNREAFEHFQVTGLREGRRSSIFFDPQAIAALIRTNFQAGSVDPTTFFRPTVKWNIPANGTLTYSFVSTASAFLYEGPETGIRELDDQTKNNIRNILRQYSQFIPVNFMEVADRPPNIGQLRFMYSNREQAPNSLAYAYYPKDPGDSTIAYPVDSLGGDVHLNPNKSAIDFAFGPGSSSYELLLQKVGQALGLKPVTESTPNLNVGKDNNTNTVMTSNFSTELYNGEPRYNGVMASTPMPYDIRALQFLYGASYVNNTDTTYRFDAGNFFGIKQTIWDSGGIDTLDFSGLPPDVTGYYFDMNEGGQNTQQVALNSATYLIPRNDSNQPTTDPATLPEPDRYNTSIYSTSIAFGSEIENLIGSGGNDQILGNVLANNILGNAGNDKITGARGKDTLTGGGGADIFGFAAGDGGLNLQDADVIIDFQDGVDRIGLALGLPVGALSIIQGSGANANDTLLQIASTGEYLAVLSGVPVGAIDGNDFVSV, encoded by the coding sequence ATGTTCCCACCTGTTGTTTTGCCGTTGAACATAGCAGAAATATATGATGAGAGTTTCTATAGAGCTAGCAATTCCGAATTAGCTTTATTTAGCAGTCGAGATTTAAATCGACACTTTCTTACTAATGGTGTTAGGGAAGGGCGCAAATCCTCGCCGTTCTTCGATCTAAGTTTCTACCGGGATAGCAACCCAAACTTAAGAGACCTTGATAATCAACAATTAGTAAATCATTTTCTTGCTGTTGGGGTTACGGAAAATCGCAAATTTTCACCGTACATCGACCTAGATTTTTATCAACAAAACAACCCAGACTTGGCGGGGTTGGACAGGGCGCAATTGTTTGAACATCTGAAAAGTTCTGGGTTGGCTGAGGGGCGTCGCTTTTCACCAAGTATTGATTTAAATTCCTATCGAACTAGCCATCCTAATTTGGCTGGGCTAGGCAACGAACAATTGTTCGAGCAATTGCAAATTTCTGGTGCGTTTGTTCCGCCTCCCACGAATGTTCCACCTCCCATCACGGAGTTTTTCGATGCAGAGTTTTACCGAAAAGCCAACCCAGATTTGGCAACTGCGGGAATAGTTACTGATGCACAATTGTTGGAACATTTCCAAAACTTCGGTTTGGATGATGCAGGCCGAAAATTCTCACCAGTTCTCGACCTGGATTATTACTTAGCTAATAACTCAGACTTAGTGGCAGCAGGCATCGACACCCGCCGGGAAGCTTACAGTCATTTTCAACAGAATGGGTTGGACGAGGGACGGCGCTTTTCACAATTTTTTGATGTCAACTACTACTTGGATAACAACCGTCGCGATAACCTCACTCTGCGTGAAGCCGGATTAACTCCCCGTCAAGGGTTTGCAGACTTTCAAAACACTGGTTTAGAGCAAGGACTACGCCCATCGCTTATATTCAACCCGGTATATTACCGAGACAACAACTCTGACTTAGCTGTAGCAAAACTGACTAACAGAGAAGCATTTGAACACTTTCAAGTTACGGGTTTGAGAGAGGGACGTCGCTCATCAATTTTCTTCGATCCGCAGGCGATCGCTGCGTTGATCAGAACGAACTTTCAAGCGGGTAGTGTTGACCCGACGACGTTTTTTAGACCGACAGTCAAATGGAACATACCTGCTAATGGTACTCTCACGTACAGTTTTGTCTCGACAGCCAGTGCCTTTTTGTACGAAGGGCCGGAAACGGGTATTAGGGAATTGGATGACCAAACTAAGAACAATATCCGCAATATTCTGCGACAGTATAGCCAATTTATTCCAGTTAATTTCATGGAGGTTGCAGACAGACCTCCGAATATCGGTCAGCTACGGTTTATGTATTCTAACAGGGAGCAGGCACCTAATAGCTTAGCTTATGCCTACTATCCTAAAGACCCTGGTGACAGTACGATCGCATACCCTGTCGATAGTCTTGGCGGTGACGTGCATTTAAATCCTAATAAAAGTGCGATCGATTTTGCTTTTGGGCCTGGAAGTTCGTCTTACGAATTATTGCTGCAAAAGGTTGGTCAGGCTTTAGGTTTAAAACCAGTTACAGAGTCAACGCCAAATCTGAATGTTGGAAAAGATAATAATACCAACACTGTGATGACGTCCAATTTTTCTACCGAACTATATAATGGGGAACCACGATATAATGGAGTAATGGCAAGTACGCCGATGCCTTATGACATCCGTGCGTTGCAGTTTCTGTATGGTGCGAGTTATGTGAACAACACCGATACAACCTATAGGTTTGATGCTGGCAATTTTTTTGGGATCAAGCAGACAATATGGGATAGCGGTGGAATCGATACGCTAGATTTTTCGGGGTTGCCTCCAGATGTAACTGGTTATTACTTTGACATGAATGAGGGCGGTCAAAATACGCAACAGGTTGCTCTCAATAGTGCTACTTATTTGATTCCCCGGAACGATTCTAATCAACCCACTACCGATCCGGCGACCCTTCCAGAGCCAGATCGATATAATACCAGCATATATTCCACAAGTATTGCTTTTGGATCTGAGATTGAGAACTTGATTGGGTCTGGAGGCAACGATCAAATATTGGGCAACGTTTTGGCCAATAACATTTTAGGTAATGCAGGCAATGACAAGATAACGGGTGCCCGTGGTAAGGATACATTAACTGGTGGCGGTGGTGCGGATATTTTCGGATTTGCTGCTGGTGATGGCGGGTTGAATTTGCAAGACGCTGACGTTATTATTGATTTCCAGGATGGTGTGGATAGGATTGGTTTGGCACTTGGTCTGCCGGTTGGGGCTCTCAGTATTATTCAGGGTTCTGGTGCGAATGCAAATGATACTTTGCTCCAGATTGCTAGCACTGGTGAATATTTGGCTGTGTTGAGTGGTGTTCCGGTGGGGGCGATCGACGGTAACGATTTCGTTTCGGTTTAA